A genomic window from Tolypothrix sp. PCC 7910 includes:
- a CDS encoding acetolactate synthase large subunit: MNTAELLVKCLENEGVEYLFGLPGEENLHVLEALKTSSIKFITTRHEQGAAFMADVYGRLTGKAGVCLSTLGPGATNLMTGVADANLDGAPLVAITGQVGTDRMHIESHQYLDLVAMFAPVTKWNKQIVRPSITPEVVRKAFKRSQSEKPGAVHIDLPENIAAMPVEGKPLRKDKIEKTYASFASIRAAAAAISQAVNPLILVGNGAIRAQASDAVTQFATQLNIPVANTFMGKGVIPYTHNLALWSVGLQQRDFITCGFDNTDLVIAIGYDLIEFSPKKWNPDGQIPVIHIALSSAEIDSSYIPQAEVIGDISDSLVEILKLADRQNKPNPYAISLKPNIRADYEEHAHDDGFPIKPQKLIYDLRQVMGPDDIVISDVGAHKMWIARHYHCHSPNTCIISNGFAAMGIAIPGALAAKLVHPNRKVVAATGDGGFMMNCQELETALRVGTPFVTLIFNDGGYGLIEWKQENHFGPGQSAFIRFGNPDFVKLAESMGLKGYRVEAATDLIPVLKEALAQDVPAVIDCPVDYRENRRFTQKAGELSCKL; encoded by the coding sequence ATGAATACAGCAGAGTTATTAGTAAAGTGTTTAGAAAATGAAGGTGTAGAATATCTTTTTGGACTTCCTGGTGAAGAAAACCTCCATGTTTTAGAGGCGTTAAAAACATCTTCTATTAAATTTATTACTACCCGTCACGAACAGGGTGCAGCATTCATGGCGGATGTCTATGGACGCTTGACGGGTAAAGCTGGGGTTTGTCTTTCTACCCTTGGCCCTGGGGCGACAAATTTAATGACAGGGGTAGCTGATGCTAACCTTGATGGTGCGCCATTAGTAGCAATTACTGGGCAAGTGGGAACAGATAGAATGCATATCGAATCCCATCAATATTTAGATTTGGTGGCAATGTTTGCGCCAGTTACTAAGTGGAATAAGCAAATTGTTCGCCCTAGTATTACACCCGAAGTTGTGCGGAAAGCCTTTAAGCGATCACAATCGGAAAAACCAGGCGCAGTACATATTGATTTACCAGAAAATATTGCTGCTATGCCTGTAGAAGGCAAACCTCTGCGTAAAGATAAAATTGAAAAAACCTATGCATCTTTTGCTAGTATTCGCGCCGCTGCTGCGGCAATTTCCCAAGCAGTAAACCCATTAATATTAGTAGGTAATGGAGCAATTCGCGCCCAAGCGAGTGATGCAGTCACCCAATTTGCTACCCAACTAAATATTCCCGTTGCTAATACTTTTATGGGTAAAGGCGTGATTCCTTATACTCATAACTTAGCCTTGTGGTCAGTGGGATTACAGCAACGTGACTTTATTACCTGCGGCTTTGATAACACCGATTTAGTAATTGCTATTGGCTACGATTTAATCGAATTTTCACCAAAAAAATGGAATCCCGACGGACAAATTCCTGTTATTCATATTGCCCTCAGTTCCGCAGAAATTGATAGCAGTTATATTCCCCAGGCAGAAGTAATTGGTGATATTTCTGATTCTCTGGTTGAAATTTTAAAGTTAGCCGATAGACAAAATAAACCCAATCCTTACGCTATCAGCTTAAAACCAAATATTCGTGCCGACTACGAAGAACACGCCCATGATGATGGCTTTCCTATCAAACCGCAAAAATTAATTTATGACTTGCGGCAAGTGATGGGCCCTGATGATATTGTCATCTCGGATGTTGGGGCACATAAAATGTGGATTGCCCGCCATTATCATTGTCATAGCCCCAATACTTGCATTATTTCCAACGGCTTTGCAGCAATGGGAATTGCCATACCCGGTGCTTTAGCAGCAAAACTCGTTCATCCCAACCGCAAAGTAGTGGCTGCAACTGGCGATGGTGGCTTTATGATGAATTGCCAGGAATTAGAAACAGCCTTGCGCGTCGGTACTCCCTTCGTCACCTTAATATTTAATGATGGTGGCTATGGGTTAATTGAGTGGAAGCAAGAAAATCATTTTGGCCCAGGACAATCAGCTTTTATCCGCTTTGGTAATCCTGATTTTGTCAAATTAGCCGAAAGCATGGGTCTAAAAGGTTACAGAGTTGAAGCTGCTACAGATTTAATTCCTGTCCTCAAAGAAGCTTTAGCCCAAGATGTACCCGCAGTTATCGATTGTCCTGTAGACTATCGTGAAAATCGCCGCTTCACCCAAAAAGCCGGCGAGTTAAGCTGCAAGTTGTAG
- a CDS encoding YARHG domain-containing protein, with amino-acid sequence MNKLLLLCLLLPFTPIAAHANVIETRTSSIYLEHPKLIAASTENQPNREPRVNENGLITFDDTSYFYDYSWLSQRRVKESELSSYSPLFLDLLRNAIFARHGRKFVTPALQNYFKSQPWYNARYQPQQFPANLLTQIEQHNVDTILRYQQKTGKIYFGNSSAVARRNPNTSPTTIKPKPATPKQTSAAKSETNQNWKNAQLIRTISSNNPVLSIVFNPDRKTLVTSGNGIQIWNLETGEILRSIADKNLVNSVALSADGKTLAAGITTDQHNNTMIGVWDLEMNESLYRISGAGNRVVITPDGQTLATGLSSQYTVQLWNLRTGEQKQKLSGELQYHATSMSITGDGSILAVRGSDKLDLWDIRAEKLIRTLKFSGSYGDTDTVALSHDGQFMVTTRGPLTIGGVDTAGVAVQIWNLRTGELIRALEGHSRLVASVAISPDSQYLASGSLDGTIRIFNLHTRELIRVLKDTGEAISISFSPDNRTLASGSSDGKIRIWQVP; translated from the coding sequence ATGAATAAACTACTACTGTTGTGTTTATTGTTGCCTTTTACTCCTATCGCAGCTCATGCAAACGTCATAGAGACAAGAACATCCTCCATATACCTAGAACATCCAAAGCTTATTGCTGCTAGCACTGAAAATCAACCCAATAGAGAACCTAGAGTAAATGAAAATGGATTGATCACCTTTGATGACACCAGCTACTTTTATGACTATAGCTGGCTATCTCAAAGAAGAGTTAAAGAATCGGAACTATCAAGCTATAGCCCTTTATTTCTTGACCTACTTCGTAATGCAATTTTTGCTCGTCATGGACGAAAATTTGTTACACCTGCATTACAAAATTACTTCAAAAGTCAACCTTGGTATAATGCACGTTATCAGCCACAACAATTTCCAGCTAATTTGTTGACACAGATTGAACAACACAATGTTGATACCATCCTCAGATATCAACAGAAAACGGGAAAGATATATTTTGGTAATTCCTCTGCTGTTGCTCGTAGAAACCCAAATACTTCACCTACAACAATAAAACCTAAACCCGCAACGCCAAAGCAAACTAGTGCGGCAAAATCTGAAACTAACCAAAACTGGAAAAATGCACAACTTATTCGTACTATCAGCAGTAATAATCCAGTTCTGTCTATTGTTTTTAACCCAGATAGAAAAACGTTAGTAACTAGTGGTAACGGCATTCAAATTTGGAATTTAGAAACTGGGGAAATATTAAGAAGTATTGCTGACAAAAATCTGGTTAACTCAGTTGCTCTAAGTGCAGATGGAAAAACACTAGCTGCGGGTATAACTACTGATCAACATAACAACACAATGATAGGGGTATGGGATTTAGAAATGAACGAATCCCTATACCGCATTTCTGGTGCAGGTAACAGAGTTGTTATTACTCCTGATGGTCAAACTCTAGCTACGGGACTTTCGTCTCAATATACAGTCCAACTTTGGAACCTAAGGACAGGAGAACAAAAGCAAAAATTATCTGGAGAGTTGCAATATCATGCTACTTCCATGTCTATTACTGGTGATGGATCAATACTTGCAGTTAGAGGTTCAGACAAACTTGACCTATGGGATATAAGAGCAGAAAAATTAATCCGCACCCTTAAGTTTTCAGGTTCTTACGGCGATACTGATACTGTTGCCCTCAGTCATGATGGACAATTTATGGTTACTACTAGAGGTCCATTAACTATAGGTGGTGTAGACACCGCAGGTGTTGCCGTTCAAATATGGAATCTACGCACAGGAGAGTTAATCCGTGCTTTAGAAGGTCATTCTCGTTTAGTTGCTTCTGTTGCCATTAGTCCTGATAGCCAATATTTAGCTAGTGGTAGTCTAGACGGCACTATTAGAATATTTAATTTACATACAAGAGAGTTAATTCGAGTTCTAAAAGACACAGGAGAAGCTATATCAATTAGTTTTAGTCCAGATAACCGCACCCTTGCTAGTGGTAGTTCTGATGGCAAAATCAGGATTTGGCAAGTCCCATAA